A segment of the Trueperaceae bacterium genome:
CACTCAGAGCGAGGCTCATCGAGTACCGCGAGAGGCAGTCGCGGGAAGCGGAGGCGTCGGAACTGCCGGTCGCCGACGCCAGCGGACGGTAACCGGTGGAGCCGCTGCTGCCCGGCGCGACGATCGGTGTACTCGGCAGCGGCCAGCTGGGCCGCATGCTCGCCTTCGCCGCGCACAGGATGGGTTACAGGATCGCCGTCTACTCCCCGGGCTCCGACACGCCCGCCGGCGGGGCAGCCGATCTCGAGATGGACGCACAGTACGAGGACGAGGACGCGCTCGCCCGGTTCGCCGGCGTCGTCGACGTGGTCACCGTCGAGTTCGAGAACATCCCCTCCAGCGCCCTCGAACTGCTCGAGAGATCGGTACCGGTGAGACCCGGTCCGGCGGCGCTGCACATCACTCAGAATCGGCGCCGCGAGAAGGAGTTCCTGGCTCGCCACGGGCTGCCCCACGCCCGCGCCATCCACCTGAACGATCCGGCCGAACTCGACAGGGCGCTGGCCGCGATCGGCACCCCCGCCGTGCTCAAGACCGCGGGCTTCGGTTACGACGGCAAGGGGCAGCTGATGATCGCCGGGAACGATGATAGGGCGGCTGCAGCTGCCCAGGCGGAAGCCGGCCCGTGCGTCCTCGAGGAGTTCGTGGAGTTCGAGCGGGAGGTGTCGGTACTCGTTGCCCGCACGCCCGACGGAGAGATGGCTACCTGCGGCCCGATCGAGAACCGGCATGCC
Coding sequences within it:
- a CDS encoding 5-(carboxyamino)imidazole ribonucleotide synthase yields the protein MEPLLPGATIGVLGSGQLGRMLAFAAHRMGYRIAVYSPGSDTPAGGAADLEMDAQYEDEDALARFAGVVDVVTVEFENIPSSALELLERSVPVRPGPAALHITQNRRREKEFLARHGLPHARAIHLNDPAELDRALAAIGTPAVLKTAGFGYDGKGQLMIAGNDDRAAAAAQAEAGPCVLEEFVEFEREVSVLVARTPDGEMATCGPIENRHAKHVLDLSTVPARLATDAAQEARDLARDVAVSLELVGLACVEMFVTAGGGLLVNEIAPRPHNSGHLTIEACVASQFEQQLRSVCGLPLAGMEFVRPAAMANLLGDLWHDGEPDWTAALRIPGVALHLYGKERARPGRKMGHITALADTPEAAARRALEARAALGAANSLGSGGLASPRT